Proteins from one Calditrichota bacterium genomic window:
- a CDS encoding HEPN domain-containing protein, which produces MKKQTSNWLKTARDDIAVAKEILDRVDLTNMTAFHSQQAIEKSFKAILEEKESHVPRIHNLITLKGSIEKYVQLDINEEILTQINETYVDSRYPSDLGLLPSGKPDIQLAQQFYEIGENIIQQIEKYLSE; this is translated from the coding sequence GGCTGAAAACGGCGCGAGATGACATTGCCGTAGCAAAAGAAATTCTTGACCGCGTCGATTTGACAAATATGACAGCTTTTCATTCTCAGCAAGCCATCGAAAAATCTTTCAAAGCGATTCTTGAAGAGAAAGAATCTCATGTTCCGAGAATTCACAATTTGATTACATTGAAAGGATCAATTGAAAAATATGTTCAGCTCGATATTAATGAAGAAATTTTGACACAGATTAATGAAACTTATGTTGATTCAAGATATCCCAGCGATTTGGGATTACTTCCATCAGGAAAACCGGATATTCAATTGGCGCAGCAATTTTATGAAATTGGAGAAAATATTATTCAACAGATTG